Within the Photobacterium swingsii genome, the region GCCGGTCACAGCTATGACAAACCACTCGAAGCAGGTCAAGCAGTACGTATCATGACAGGCGCCCCTGTTCCACTGGGTGCTGATACTGTGATAATGCGCGAGCAAGCTGAACAAACAGATAACATCGTACGTTTTGATATCGCTCAATTTGGAATTAAGAAAGGACAAAATGTTCGCCAAGCGGGTGAAGATCTAGCTTTAGGCCAAGTTGCAATTGCAGCAGGTAGCACAATTACAGCACCAGAGCTTGGCATGATTGCTTCTTTGGGCCTAGATACTGTGACGATTACTCAGCCACTTAAAGTTGCGATCTTCTCAACCGGCGATGAAGTACAACAACCCGGTGAAGAGCAAAAAGAAAACTGTATTTACGATTCTAATCGCTTCACCTTACGAGCAATGCTATCAAAGGTTGGTTGTGAAGTTATTGATTTCGGTATTATCGAAGATAACGAAGCGTCGCTACAAAAAACATTAACCGCAGCCAGCGAACAAGCAGACATGATTTTATCGTCTGGTGGTGTCTCTGTCGGCGATGCTGATTACATCAAAACCGTCCTCGATGCATTAGGTCAAATAAATTTCTGGCGTATCAATATGCGTCCAGGTCGCCCACTGGCGTTTGGCCAAATTCAAGACACACCATTCTTTGGCTTACCGGGTAACCCTGTCGCTGTTATGGTTGCGTTTTTACAATTTGTTGAGCCAGCATTACGTAAAATGCAAGGCTGTGATTGGCAAGCAACTTGTTATACCGCGATTGCAACAGAGAAGCTCCGCTCTCGCCCAGGGCGCACTGAATACACGCGTGGCATTTACCAGCTTGATGCCAATGGTCGACTCACAGTGCAATCAACAGGTCAGCAAGGTTCTGGGATCTTACGTTCGATGAGCGAAGCGAACTGTTTGATCGAAATTTTACCAGAGCAACCTAATGCTGAAATTGGTGATAAGGTGAGAGTAATTCCGCTGACAGGAAGAATCTAATTAATGCGTATAAACCAAATCAAACTTGGTTTCGCTTTAAGACTTAAGAGCTGGGGGGATACTCTGGCTCTATAATGAACAATTATACTCAAAAGCATATATTTGCGCTCAACAAGTAGTTTTAGCTACTTGTTGAGCGCTTTTTTATTTGTAGCTTCCTTGCTACTTTATTTTTCCTTTGGCTTCTACACGTCTAGAAGAAGGTTATTGTCGCCTGCCTAGATTTTATTGTTAGGGCAGTACATAACCTAGCCAATGTAATTAAGTATTTGTTTTCGTTATGGTGATATAATACATAATTATTCCACCCGTTGCACTTAATAAATCTAACTATAGTTTATAAATTAGATTTACTTATAGTTCTGGGCTATTAATGAACAATTGCACTCATTGAGTTCAAAATATCACCATTACGAATGCCCACCTTGTGCTTATTTTGACACATTTAAGCTTATTATACCCATAAGGAAACAGCTACTGACAATAATGCCAATAATATCGCTCATCTTTAAGACGGGTATTCCTTTTCCCCAAAAGAAACTAATCACTTTAATTAGCCATCCTAACGCTACGCAATATAAAAACTAATACCAAGCCTAAAACCTCATACTTTCATGCAAGATTGACTCATAAAAATAAGGGTTAATGTGGGCTTCAGCAGGTACAACAGCAAACCACTTTGAATCTTTATTCAAATCAATGCCTGAATTTCTAGACACAAACATAACGCTAGTACACGTCTTAAGTGGCTAGACCATTACTAAGAAAAAACTCATGTACAATAGTCAGCAGTTAGATGAACGAAGGTATTCATAAGTTAAACATGTTTTTAAATTCGTACTTTTCAGAGCAAAATGGTGAGTTTTCTTTCTCACGCCAGCAAGCAAGTCACTTCGCTAAACGTGTAGCCGGTGATTTCAACCCAATTCATGATGAAGACAACAAGCGCTTTTGTGTGCCTGGTGATCTTCTGTTCTCTGTAGTACTTGCTAAAGCAGGTCTTAGCCAAAAAATGCGCTTTGAATTTGCTGGTATGATTAACGATGGTGTTGCACTTAGCATAGATTCAAAATCAGAAGCTGATCAATCTATGGTTGACGGTAATGGCAAAGAGTACCTTCACATTACACGTAGCGGCGACACTACTCACAACGATGCACTGATTGAACAAGTAACAAAAAGCTACGTGCAATTTTCAGGCATGAACTTTCCGCACATCATGGTTCCTTTGATGGAGTCAAAGCAAATCATGATTAACCCTGTTCGCCCTTTGGTTATCTATGAAAGCATGGAGCTAGACTTTACACGCTTAGATCTAACCAACCCTAGCGTAGAGTTAACAGAGTCATGCATTGATGTTGAAGGCAAGCGTGGTAGCGTAACGTTGAATTTCTGCTTCAAGGAAGATGGCGAAGTAGTTGGTACTGGCCGTAAGCGTATGGTAATGAGTGGCCTCAAGCCTTATTGCCAAGACGACATTGACGATCTTGTAAACCGATTCAATGGCCGCAAAGAACACTTCAATGCAATTGCTGCGTAACGTTTAAAGCAACAAATCTGTATAAAGCAAAAAGCCGATAGATATAATATCCATCGGCTTTTTATCCATTCAAATTCGTATAATTCACGCACGAGATTAGTGGCTCATAGCCTCAATTAAAATAGAGCCTCGCTCTTAGTCCCGGACTGTTATCTCTCAATACCAACTCACCACCATGACGCTTCATCACAGCATCCACTAAACTTAGCCCTAGTCCAGAGCCTGATTGACTTCTGCTCTTGTCTGCGCGATACATAGGCTCGCAAACTTGCAGCTTATCTAGATCAGAGATGCCCTCACCGTTATCAATCACCACAATCCCAAATGCGTCAATGACAACCACTATTCTCCCTTCTTCAGGCGTATATTTGATAGCATTTTCTATCAAATTGATAACGGCTCGAAAAAGTAAACTCGGCTCACCATCAAGTTGATGTGCCGCATCTTGACGAAGAATGAGCTGTTGCTGCTTTTCTTCTGCTAGTGGTTGTAAAAAATCCACGGCGTCTTGAGCAACAGTGGTTAAATCAACTCGCTGCTTGCTAATAAGCTGCTTGCCGCTATTAAGGTTCGCAATCTCTAACAAGCCATTAAACATGCCAAGTAATAACTCAAGATCATCGTGACAAGCTTCTAATTCCTGTTGCTGCTGATTGTTAGAAGTTAGTGCTAAGAGGCTTTCTATTCGCAATTTCATCCTTGCCATTGGCGTACGCAAATCATGCGCGACCCCCACTGTTAAGGCTTTTAGCGAGGCTTCTTTTTTTTCAATTTGCTCTATCATAAAATTCAAATGAATAGACAGAATGTCAAACTCATCATCATTACGGCTCACCGCCAACTTAACGTTTTTCTCCCCGCACAGCACACGGTTCATGGCGAAGTTAACTCGCTGTAACTTCTGAATAATATTGACCGCGAACCAAACTGCACCTGCAATCATAACTATCACAGGTAAAGCAACGCCAGAAATCATCATAGGTGCGAGATCTTCACGATATTTCTGTAGCAAATCACGGTTAATTTCGATCCTTAATATCGTGTCATCATCGAGCAATAAACTACTGCCTGATTTCAAATCAGATAATTCAAAGTATGGTTGATCACCCGTTAATGCAGCTGGGTAGCTTAAACTCGCCGTTTGCGTACTAATCGGTTGGATATGGTAAGTAAAGGGACTGGCAATACTTTGCTTTTCTGCAATAAGAGTGCGAATAGCATCGATATTGCCTATGCCTGCTAATGCCGTGAAAATTTCAGTTTCTTGAGATAATTCGCGATCAAGTTGTTTGCGATGAAAAGTATCTGAGCTTAAATACACCTGATGAACAAAAACCGTGTAAATCATCCCTATACACGCTAAAAAATATAACAATAACTTGAATGTAGAAGATCGTGATAGTTGTTCACGATTGTCGGAGAACATACCCTGCCCCTCTAATGGTATGAATAAGGCTTTCCCCACTTTCAACTTCTAGCTTCTTTCGTAGATTCGCTATATGTACGTCAATCACATTGGTTTTAGGATCGAAATGATAGCTCCATACCGCTTCGAACAAATGCATACGAGATACAACTTGCTCAGCATGCTCCATTAAATATTGCAGTAAGAGAAACTCTTTTTGCTGTAATAGAATAAGTGCACCACCGCGCCATACTCGATGTGACTTAAGATCCAATTTAAGATCAGCGTATTCATAGCTTGTGACTTCTTTTTTACTCACCGAGGTTCGCCGCAGCAGTAAATGTACGCGAGCTAACAATTCCGCCAGAGCGAAAGGCTTAATTAAATAATCATCACTGCCCGCATTTAAACCCGCGACCCGATCTTCTACCGAATCCATGGCACTTAAAATAAGCACTGGGGTTGTATTTTCTGTTGCTCGTAATGCAGCAAGTACTTTCATGCCATCCAACGCAGGTAACATACGATCAAGAATAATAAGTTGGTAATTACAACTCGTTGCCATCACTAAACCTTGATGACCATCGTAGGCTTCATCAACAACAAACTGCTGTTCTCGCAAACCTTTTGCCACAAACTCTCTTGTCGTAGTGTCATCTTCAATGATCAATATTTTCATGCCAGTTGCCTCAACATCCATTTACTCACATTCACACTCAATAAAATCATGATACTAAAAAGCGGCTTACAGAAATGTAAACCGCGTGTGGTTTAGGGGGGAAACCACTTATTTTTTATTTGGTTACAGCTGTTTCATCTCTGTTGCTATGATTTCAGCTTGCGGCCCAAGAACAACTTGTACGTTCTTTTCTCCAACATTCACTATCCCTTTTGCACCCAATGCTTTTACCTTGGCATCATCAATCTTGCTACGATCAACAACCGTTAAGCGCAAGCGTGTAATACAAGCGTCGATATCAGTAAGATTGCCTTTCCCACCTAAAGCCATCAAATAGGCATTGGCTAACTCACCTGACTGAACCTCAGTATCAGGCATTGCTTTCTCATCCGCTTCGTCCTCACGGCCTGGTGTCTTTAAATCGAAGGTTTTAATGGCGAATGTGAATGTCACGAAATACAACACAGCAAAAGCTAAACCAAGTGGAAGCAACTTCCACGCGTTCAGTGCCGCAGGTGCGTTAAAGTTCAATACGTAATCAATCAAGCCTGCAGAGAAGCTAAAGACTAAATGAACATCTAATAAAGAAGCAATCACTAAACTTAGCCCCATGAAAACCGCATGCACGACGTATAACACTGGCGCTAAGAACATGAACAAAAATTCTAGGGGCTCGGTGATCCCTGTTAAGAATGCAGTGAAAGCCACACTTGCTAACATACCGCCAACACGTGCTTTATTTTCAGGCTTGGCACAATAATAAAAAGCAACAGCCGCTGCAGGTAAACCAAACATCATGATAGGGAAGAAACCCGCCAGCATTAAACCAGCCTGAGGGTCTTCAGCCCAAAAACGTGATATTTCGCCAGTGACACCGTTATATTCACCAAAGACAAACCACACCATGGTGTTCAATATGTGATGTAGCCCGAAAGGAATAAGAAGACGGTTAGCAAAGCCATAGGTAAAGGTACCCGCAACACCACTGCCTAGCATCCACTCGCCTAGCATATTAATTGCACTTTGAATCGGAGGCCATATAAGACTAAATGAAATCGCCAGCCCTAACGAAACGAGCCCGGTGATTATTGGTACGAAACGCTTGCCCGCAAAGAAACCCAAGAAGTCTGGTAATTGAATATTGTAAAAGCGGTTGTATAGGTGTCCCGCGGTAATACCGGCAATGATCCCACCTGCAACACCGGGGTCGATATCTGCATTCATAGTACCCAACGCAGCCAACATCACTGTATGGCCAACAACGGCTGCGATAGCCGCTGCCGCAGATCCATCTTTTGATAAACCCGCAGCAACTCCCATAGCAAAAAGTAAGGCGATGTTATCGAAAATAGACTGACCAGCTTGAGCCATGAACGCGAC harbors:
- a CDS encoding bifunctional molybdopterin-guanine dinucleotide biosynthesis adaptor protein MobB/molybdopterin molybdotransferase MoeA, whose protein sequence is MSQISASLPLLGFAAFSGTGKTTLLEAMLPKLVERGIRIAVIKHAHHNFDIDQEGKDSYRLRKAGASQMLISSRYRRALVTETPEEEANLPHLIAQLDQTALDLILVEGFKKLDFPKIELHREEVGKPWLHPDDSNIIAVAANIPANTHLPQMDINNLDQITDFVVDFAQGKLEKPSLDCSDLTNSDMLSVDEGRAKILDQITTIARTETVSLEKALGQIVAQDVLSPVNVPQHTNSAMDGYAIRGEDSEQAAFTVVGQVMAGHSYDKPLEAGQAVRIMTGAPVPLGADTVIMREQAEQTDNIVRFDIAQFGIKKGQNVRQAGEDLALGQVAIAAGSTITAPELGMIASLGLDTVTITQPLKVAIFSTGDEVQQPGEEQKENCIYDSNRFTLRAMLSKVGCEVIDFGIIEDNEASLQKTLTAASEQADMILSSGGVSVGDADYIKTVLDALGQINFWRINMRPGRPLAFGQIQDTPFFGLPGNPVAVMVAFLQFVEPALRKMQGCDWQATCYTAIATEKLRSRPGRTEYTRGIYQLDANGRLTVQSTGQQGSGILRSMSEANCLIEILPEQPNAEIGDKVRVIPLTGRI
- a CDS encoding DUF3581 domain-containing protein is translated as MFLNSYFSEQNGEFSFSRQQASHFAKRVAGDFNPIHDEDNKRFCVPGDLLFSVVLAKAGLSQKMRFEFAGMINDGVALSIDSKSEADQSMVDGNGKEYLHITRSGDTTHNDALIEQVTKSYVQFSGMNFPHIMVPLMESKQIMINPVRPLVIYESMELDFTRLDLTNPSVELTESCIDVEGKRGSVTLNFCFKEDGEVVGTGRKRMVMSGLKPYCQDDIDDLVNRFNGRKEHFNAIAA
- a CDS encoding sensor histidine kinase, which translates into the protein MIYTVFVHQVYLSSDTFHRKQLDRELSQETEIFTALAGIGNIDAIRTLIAEKQSIASPFTYHIQPISTQTASLSYPAALTGDQPYFELSDLKSGSSLLLDDDTILRIEINRDLLQKYREDLAPMMISGVALPVIVMIAGAVWFAVNIIQKLQRVNFAMNRVLCGEKNVKLAVSRNDDEFDILSIHLNFMIEQIEKKEASLKALTVGVAHDLRTPMARMKLRIESLLALTSNNQQQQELEACHDDLELLLGMFNGLLEIANLNSGKQLISKQRVDLTTVAQDAVDFLQPLAEEKQQQLILRQDAAHQLDGEPSLLFRAVINLIENAIKYTPEEGRIVVVIDAFGIVVIDNGEGISDLDKLQVCEPMYRADKSRSQSGSGLGLSLVDAVMKRHGGELVLRDNSPGLRARLYFN
- a CDS encoding response regulator transcription factor, coding for MKILIIEDDTTTREFVAKGLREQQFVVDEAYDGHQGLVMATSCNYQLIILDRMLPALDGMKVLAALRATENTTPVLILSAMDSVEDRVAGLNAGSDDYLIKPFALAELLARVHLLLRRTSVSKKEVTSYEYADLKLDLKSHRVWRGGALILLQQKEFLLLQYLMEHAEQVVSRMHLFEAVWSYHFDPKTNVIDVHIANLRKKLEVESGESLIHTIRGAGYVLRQS
- the nagE gene encoding N-acetylglucosamine-specific PTS transporter subunit IIBC, which produces MNILGYFQKLGKALMLPIAVLPVAGLLLRFGQPDLLDVAFMAQAGQSIFDNIALLFAMGVAAGLSKDGSAAAAIAAVVGHTVMLAALGTMNADIDPGVAGGIIAGITAGHLYNRFYNIQLPDFLGFFAGKRFVPIITGLVSLGLAISFSLIWPPIQSAINMLGEWMLGSGVAGTFTYGFANRLLIPFGLHHILNTMVWFVFGEYNGVTGEISRFWAEDPQAGLMLAGFFPIMMFGLPAAAVAFYYCAKPENKARVGGMLASVAFTAFLTGITEPLEFLFMFLAPVLYVVHAVFMGLSLVIASLLDVHLVFSFSAGLIDYVLNFNAPAALNAWKLLPLGLAFAVLYFVTFTFAIKTFDLKTPGREDEADEKAMPDTEVQSGELANAYLMALGGKGNLTDIDACITRLRLTVVDRSKIDDAKVKALGAKGIVNVGEKNVQVVLGPQAEIIATEMKQL